From a single Nicotiana tomentosiformis chromosome 2, ASM39032v3, whole genome shotgun sequence genomic region:
- the LOC138905673 gene encoding uncharacterized protein, whose amino-acid sequence MATLDIDNPRHPLFLQPSNNSSNVIISIQLKGTENYSVWSKAIVIALRAKRKLGFIDGSCTTSQFIEDLELVTGIVYAENAHEVRLKSLWDEYGSLIPSLPVTVGTRDFIEHLEQQKLFQFLMGLNVSYGAIRSQILLQSPPPSVSRAFEMLINEENQRKVCVSNFQISLANEMNDSIVFMSTRGNQTKFKKFNDLYCEYCYFKGHIKDTCYKLHGYPPGYKGKRQQ is encoded by the exons ATGGCGACTTTAGACATTGACAACCCTAGACATCCGTTATTCCTGCAGCCGTCAAACAATTCTAGCAATGTGATTATCTCGATTCAGCTAAAAGGAACTGAAAATTATTCAGTTTGGAGCAAAGCGATTGTGATTGCATTGCGAGCGAAGAGAAAATTAGGGTTCATTGACGGAAGTTGCACGACATCTCAGTTCATTGAAGATCTGG AATTGGTCACTGGGATTGTGTATGCTGAAAATGCTCATGAGGTTCG GTTAAAGTCATTATGGGATGAGTATGGCTCTCTTATACCCTCACTTCCCGTTACTGTTGGAACAAGAGATTTCATTGAACATTTAGAACAACAGAAGCTTTTTCAATTCTTAATGGGATTAAATGTATCCTATGGGGCAATTAGGAGTCAAATTTTGTTGCAATCTCCACCACCTTCAGTTAGTCGTGCTTTTGAAATGCTGATAAATGAAGAGAATCAGAGGAAAGTTTGTGTGTCTAATTTCCAGATTAGTTTGGCAAATGAGATGAACGATTCTATAGTATTCATGAGTACCAGGGGGAATCAGACGAAATTTAAGAAGTTCAATGACTTGTACTGTGAGTATTGCTATTTCAAAGGCCACATAAAAGACACTTGTTACAAATTACATGGGTATCCACCTGGTTACAAAGGAAAAAGACAGCAGTAA